The Bradyrhizobium sp. CCBAU 051011 DNA segment GCATGCCGACAAGCCGTTGCGCCTGATCCCGGCGTTCGACAACGATCAGGATTTGAACTGGAATATTGCCGCCGGGCTGCTTCGCCCCGACGACAAGCTGCGAGCGCGTGTCGACGCGGCAATCGAGGCCCTGCTGGCTGATGGCACCATCGCGCGGATCTATGCGCGCTACGGCGTCGAGCTGCGACCTCCGCAGTAGGGCGCGATATCGCCGCGCCGGCTAATCCGCCCCACGATCTGAATATCAGGGTTGAGCAACGGCCGCTCGTCCCTGCATAATCTCCCACTCAGCCGGAGGAAACACCAATGCAAACGCGGGTCTTTGGGCGGACGGGACTGCAGCTCTCGGTGCTGGGTTTTGGCTGCGGCGCGGTGGGCGGATTGATGGTGCGCGGCGATGCGGCCGACCAGGAGCGGACGGTTGCGCGGGCGATCGCCGCCGGCGTCAATTACTTCGACACTGCGGTGCAGTATGGCGATGGCGAATCCGAAAAGAACCTTGGCCGCATTTTGCAGAAGCTGAAACCGGCTGATGTGGTCGTCGGCACCAAGGTGCGGCTGCCGCCCAGCGATCGTGGCCGCATCGATGAGGCAGTGAGGATATCGCTCGAAGGCAGTCTGGCGCGGTTGCGGCTCGAGCGGGTCGATATCCTTCATCTGCACAATCCCGTAACCGAACAGGGCGGCGGACCGGCGCTGAGCGTGCGGCAGGTGCTCGACGACGTCGTGCCGGCGTTCGAGCGGCTGCGGCAGCAGGGCAAGATCCGGTTTCTCGGCATGACGGCGCTCGGCGATACCGCGGCGCTGCATCAGGTGATGGATGCCCGCGTGTTCGACAGCGCGCAGGTCGTCTACAACATGCTCAATCCATCGGCCGCGGAGGAATTACCGCAAAGCTATCCGGCGCAGGACTATGTACGGTTGTTCGACCACACAAAGGCTGCCGGCGTCGGCGTCGTGGGCATCCGCGTGCTGGCCGGCGGCGCGCTGTCGGGTTCGGCCGAGCGCCACCCAATTGCGGGCGCCGCGCCGGAGCCGATCGGTTCGGCATTCAGTTACGATGCCGACATCGATCGCGCACGCCGCCTGATGCCGCTGATCGAGGAGGGGTTTGCGGCCAGCCTGACGGAAGCCGCGACGCGGTTTGCACTGTCGCACCCGGCGATGGGCACGATCCTTGTCGGCATGGCGACGCCGCAACAGTTCGAGGACGCGCTCGCCGCGACCGAAAAAGGCCCATTGCCGCAGGCGGCGCTCGATCGGCTGTCGGAGTTGAGGCAGGCGTTTGCGGGCGAGTCGCGTTGATCGAGCCGATTGAGAATTGATGGGTATCGTTTCGCCCCACCCATCCTACGCCCAACGATGGCAAGCGTCAGGGATAACCGGCGCCGCCAATTTCGACATCGACCACGTCGATCCGCGCGGATGATTTGCGTTGCCGTAGTTCTTCGTACGATGTCGCGGCGCTCAGGCAGAAGAGCGTTTTTCGCTCAGCGCCGCCAAGGACGCAGGCAAGCGCCCGGCGGCCGGGGACTTCTATTCGCTGCAATTCGTGCCCCTCGGCGTCGAGGCGAATGAAGGCGTCTTCCTCGAAGGCTGCGACCCACACGGCGCCTTCCTGATCAAGGCAGATGCCATCGGGAGATTTCATGCTGCCGAAGCGCCCACGCAGCTTCAGGCTGCCGTCGGCAGCAATGTCGTAATCGTTGAGACATCCGCCATCCATCTCGGCCACGACGAGCCGGCTGTGATCGGCCGAGACGGCGATGCCGTTGGGAAACCGCAAGCCTTCGGCCACGACGCGGACCGCGCCGTCGGGCGTCACCAGAAGGATGCGGCCGGGAGCGCCGCGATCGGGCGGTGGCGGCAGATCGAAGCCGAGATCGCCGACATAGGCACGCCCCAGCCCATCGACGATCATGTCGTCGATGGTGCCGGTCGCGATTCCCGAGAGATCGGCGTAAAGCGACAGCGCGCCGTCGCGGTGGGCCAAGAGGCGCTTGCGGAACATCGTCAGCACGAGCACCGTGCCGTCCGGCAGCACGCCGAGGCCGCACGGCGTGTCGTCGTCGAGTTTCGCATGCTGCTCGCATTCGCCTGACGGGGAGAGGCTGAGCAGCGTGCGCTCCATGCAGTCGACGAACCAGAGCCGGCCCGCATGCCAGCGCGGCCCTTCATAGTAGCGTCCGCCGTCGAGCACGCAGCGCAGGTTCATCGGCTACAATGTCACCACGATCTTGCCGAGGTGCTTGTTGGCTTCCATGTGTTCGAACGCTTTTCCGATCTCGGCGAACGGATAGACCTTGTCGATCGGCAGCTGCAGCTTTCGCGATTCCACCGCGCCCCAGATGTCTTTCCGGACCTCGTCAAAAATCTCGCGGATCTCCTCGATGGTGCGGGTGCGGAAGGTGACGCCGATATAGTTGATGCGGCGGGCGGCGTGGAGGTCGAAATTGAAATCGGCATGGGTGCCGCCGAGCCGGCCGACATTAACGATGCGGCCCTTGACCTTGGTGGCTTTCAGATTCTGGTTCGCGACCGGACCTGAGACCTGATCGACGATCAGATCGACGCCTTCGCCGCCGGTAGCTTGCAACACCTGATCGACCCAGCCGGGATCCTTGGAATCCACCGCGAGGTCGGCGCCGAATTCCTTCAGGCGGCCGCGGCGCATCGCATCCGTCGAGGAGCCGATCACGAGTTTTGCACCTTTGAACTTCGCGATCTGCATCGCCATCAGCCCGACGCCGGAACTGGCGCCCTGGATCAGCACGCTCTGGCCCGGCTGCAGCGCGCCGTTGGTGACAACTGCATTGTGCATGGTGGCGAGCGCGACGGGGAGGGTGGCGGCCTCCTCGAAATTCATGTTCGAGGGCGCGCGGAACAGCCGGCCGTGGTCCGCTAGCGTGTACTCGGCAAACGCAGCGCCCCCGGAGCCCATGATCTTGTCGCCGACCTTAACACCTTTTGCGTCGGGGCCGAGCTCGGCGACTTCGCCCGCCCATTCCATGCCGAGCACGGTGCCGACGCCGCCGGCCGCGCCATGCACATGACCCTTGGTCATGCCGAGATCGGCGCGGTTGAGGCCGCAGGCATGGACCTTGACCAGGACCTGCGTGCCCTTCGGTGTGGGCTTTGCAACCTCGGTGATTTCGGCGCCGTTGGCGCCATAGACATAGGCTTTCATGGGCTCTTCTCTGTTATTGAGCGAACAGACCGTCTATTCGGCGGCCTGCCGCTGCGCCCCCGACAACATGCCTTCGAACCGGCTGCGGATGATCGCTTCCGCATCGCGCATGATGCGCGACACCAGTTCGGCGCAGGTCGGGATGTCGTGGATCAGGCCCTGGACCTGGCCGGCCGACCAGATGCCTTCATCCGCATCGCCGGTCGCGTAGACCATCTTGCCGCGGGCGCCGGCGACGAGCTCGCGGACGTCCTCGAATTTGGCGCCTTCCTTCTCCATCGCGACCACCTTGGTCGAGATCGCATTCTTGGCGACGCGCGAGGTGTTGCGCATGGTGCGGAAGATCAGCTCGGTCTCGCGCTCGTCATTGGCGACGATACGCTCCTTCACGACCTGGTGGATCGGGCTTTCCTTGGTGCACATGAAGCGCGTGCCCATGTTGATGCCCTCGGCGCCGAGCGCCAGCGCGGCGACCAGGCCGCGGCCGTCGCCGAAGCCGCCGGAGGCGATCATCGGAATCTTGACCTTGTCGGCGGCGGCCGGGATCAGGATCAGGCCGGGGGTGTCGTCCTCGCCGGGATGGCCGGCGCATTCAAAGCCGTCGATCGAGATCGCATCGACGCCCATCCGCTCCGCCGACAGCGCGTGGCGGACGCTGGTGCATTTGTGGATGACCTTGATGCGGTGCTTCTTGAATTCGGTGACGTGATCCTGCGGCTTATTGCCGGCGGTTTCCACGATCTTGATGCCGGCCTCGATGATGGCCTGGCGATACTCGGCATAAGGCGGTGGCTTGATCGCGGGCAGGATGGTGAGGTTGACGCCGAACGGCTTGTCGGTCAGGTCGCGGCAGCGCGCGATTTCCTTGGTGAGATCTTCCGGCGTCGGCTGCGTCAGCGCGGTGATCAGCCCGAGCGCGCCGGCATTGGCGACGGCCGCCACCAGCTCGGCGCGGCCGACCCATTGCATGCCGCCCTGGACGATCGGGTGTTCGACGCCGACGAGCTCGGTGAATCGCGTCTTGATCATGTCTGCCCTCTGTTTCCTCGCCGCGGGAGGCCGCGCGTCATTTGTGAGATTTCGATGGGCAGGATGCCGCTACCCTCCGCAAAAGTCTACGGGGGCGGGCGATGGCCAGGGCAACGCCAGCATGCAAAAGCGGAGACTTGTTTCCGCAGGGCGAAACATTCCGGATGGAGAACGGTATTTCCGCGGAAATGTCAGTATTCACGCAAGGTACACCCACCCGAACGGGTGTAACCGATATCGTGGCTATCGCCCGAACGTTTGCAGTCCGAATTGACGACTCGGCTTTTAGCCTGCCGAAGTGACATTCTCTCTTGAGTGCGGGAGGCGTCCGTCCGGTCGGCGCGAAGCAATTTCGGTAGGGCAACAGTCATGGATCATCGGAGCGTACCGGACCCTGTTTACAGCGTTCCCCTCGACCGCAAGGCTCTGCTCGGGCACGATCTGCCAAGCGCATGGTGGCTCTCCGCGGATTCATTGCCACGCTTCCCGATCCACACGGGAGATAACAGCGCGGGCAATGGCGGCAAAGGTTATTTTGCCGGGAGCCTGATCAATAGCAGCTACGCCGGTTTCGAACCGCTCAACGTGGCGTGGGCGGGCGGCCATGCGACAGCCCTCGCGCATCAGACGAATATCGCGTATTTCGATCAGTCCGCCACCCAGATCGCGGGAGTTGGCGGTGATGGCGGCAATTGGAATGCCGCCCTGGGCGGAAGCGTCGGCACATTCGGGTCCGTCGGTACTGGCGCCATCGCCACCGGTCACAACAGCGCGGGCAATGGTGGCGATGGCTACTTCTTCGGAGCAATGGTGCATGCTCCTGTCGCGGTCTATGCCCCGATCAACATTGCTGTGGCGGGATATAATTCCAGTGCCCACGCCGATCAGGCAAACAATGTGGTGCTCGATCAATCCGCGTTTCAGATGGCCGGCGTTGGGGGTGATGGCGGGAACGGCAATGCCGCGATCGGTGGAGGTTTGTCTGTCTCCGGTCACGGCGGGATGGCCTCCAATGTGATCGCGAGCGGGGATAACCAGGCCGGCAACGGCGGAGACGGATACGCTTACGGGGGCTTCGTTCACGCGTCCTTTGCGTTGTACTATCCGATCAACATCGCGGTGGCGGGATACAATTCCACGGCCAACGCCGAACAGACAAACAATGTGGTGTTCGATCAATCCGCTTTTCAGATGGCCGGCGTCGGGGGTGATGGCGGGAACGGCAATCATGCGAGCGGCGGAACGGCGGACATATTCTCTTCCATCTTCGACCTGATCGGCTCTGACGTCATCGCGACCGGCAACAACGGCGCTGGCAACGGCGGCAACGGCCATTTCTCCGGAAGCCTCGTCGACATCGATGTGGCGATCTACGCCCCGATCAACATTGCGATCGCCGGCTACAATTCAACAGCAGAGGCTTATCAGAGCAATAATGTCCAGTTCGATCAGAGCACGATCCAGATCGCTGGAATCGGTGGCGACGGCGGCCACGGCAACACCGCGTTTGGCGGCGATTTCGCCATGCACCTGTTGTCGGACCTTCACTTGCTGGATCATGCCTAGCGCCTTCTCCGTTTCGATAGAAGCGAAGCGGCGATCCGGATTTTGATCTGCCACGTTTTCCTGACGCGAACGGTCTCCACCCCCGGATCAGGTCCGGGGCATGCTTCGCTTGAAAAACACTTCTGGCGGCATTGGAATTCACCGTGGCTCGGCGGCGATTAGGATAGCACTTCGGGCGTACACGGTTCGCAAAAGGATGGCATCAGCTTTGGTGGCTAGACCAATCCCGAATCGAAATCCAAAACTCGTGCCGTCCACATTGGGACGTACAGTGTGCAAACCAGCTCAGGGAGACTGACATGGCAAAGGCAAAGGCATCGTTTCCTTCCGACACGATCGCGTTCAAGATTTCGACCGGCGGCAACAGCGCAGGCAACGGTGGAGACGGCGTCAACAAGGGCGACATCACCAGCAAGCCCAGTATCGAGTTCAACCCGTACAACAAGGCTGATGGCGCCGACGTCGACGTCAAGACCGGCGACCACGTTTATCAGAAGGCCTATTGGGACGCCGGGGGCGCGAATGCGAAGGCGGAGAAGGATTCGAAAGCGGAGGGTGGAAAAGCCGTATCGAATGGCGATCAGGAATCGGACAGCGGCCACAACAAATCCGACGTGGATGCCAACACGAAGGCCTATCAGGAAAACTACCTCAAGGTGGACATGAGTCAGAACGTGTGGGCCGGCATCGGCGGCGAAGGCGGAGACGAAAACTACGCGAAAGGTGGTGACGTTGACGTCAATATCCTGAACGACTCGCTCAACAGTCACGAGACCTACTATATCGACGATTCAGGCATGGGACACGGCTGATCGACGTTTCCGAGGGGCAGAGAACCCGGCAGCGGGGGCTGCCGGTTCTCACTTCGCCAGCGAAGTCGGCGGACGACGGGGCGGTAAGGATCGGGCTTTAGATTTTTGGCGGGAACGCAATGCTGACGCCACCGCTTCGCCTGCAAACGATGTCACCAGCGCGGACGCCGTTGAAAGCGGCATTGCGGGCCTGCGCAGGGTCGCTCGCGCTCGTTTTCGCGTATAGCTGCAGCTACAATCTCCTTCTTCTCGCACCTTCGATCTATCTGCTTCAGATCTATGATCGCGTCCTGGCGAGTCGCAGCGGCGCTACGCTCCTGATGCTGACGCTGATCGTTGCGTTTGCCGTCGTGGTTGGCGGCGTGCTCGATGCACTGCGCCGCGCTGCATTGGGCCGGATGGGCGAGTGGCTTGAAGAAGAGCTCCATCCGGCGGCGCTCTCCGCGTGCTTCACATACGCCCATGACGCCGATCGGGCGCGGGCAACCGAAGCCTATCGCGATCTTGCGACCCTGCGTCAGTTCGCTCAGTCCGGAGCCTGCTCGACGCTGTTTGACGCGCTCTGGACGCCGCTCTTCCTCGGCGTTCTCTTCCTCGTGCATCCCTTGCTGGGCGTAATCGGCACACTCAGCGCGTTGTCCCTGCTTGGTCTAGGGCTTGCCGGAGACCGGCTCACACAAGGCCCGCTGGCTCGATCGGCTGCTGCGCTGACGAGGAGCCAGGGATGGTTCGGCGCGGCCGTCGGAAACCTCCACGTGATCCGGGCCATGGGAATGCTCGACGGCGCTGCGCGCCTGATCCGCCAGGCTGCGCAGGATGCGCGGAGCGAGCAAGAGGTGGCTCAGCGCCGCAACGAAACCATCATGCTGATCTCCAAACCGGTGCGGGCGCTAACGCAGGTAGTGATCATGGGCACTGCCGCATGGCTCGTTCTCGATCAGGGCAGAAGTCCCGCCATCATTTTTGCCGCGAGCATGCTGTTCGGACGCGCGCTCCCGCCCATTGAAGGGGCGATCATGGGATGGAAGGCATTCGCGATGGCTCTTTCCGCTTATCGCCGGCTCAACGACGTCATGTCCGCGGTCACTCCGGCTGCGAGCGCCAGGGCTCTCCCGGACAGACCGAAGGGCGATCTCATCGTCAACAATATCGGCGCCGCCCTGCCTGGATCGCACCACCTGTTCGTGAAGGGTGTGTCGTTTCGTCTCGCGCCAGGTGAATGCCTTGGGATCATCGGTCCATCGGGTTCTGGCAAATCGACGCTCGGCAAGATCATCGCCGGAATCTCCACTCCAACGGCAGGCTCGGTGCTGCTCGATGGCATCGACATTTCATCCGTGCGCCATTTGGGCGGCGGCCGGCGGCTTGGATATCTGCCGCAGGATATCGATCTCTTCGGAGAAACCGTAAAGGACATCATTGCACGGCTGGACGACGCCGATTTGCAGAAGGTCATTGAAGCAGCAAAGCTGGCCGGCATTCACGAGACGATCATCCGGCTGCCGCAGGCATACGATACGGTCGTTGTTGGCGGAGGCGCCAATCTGCCGCGCGGGTTTCGGCTGCGCCTCGGTCTTGCACGCGCGTTTTTCGGCGACCCGCACCTCGTAGTTCTCGACGAGCCTAACTCCAGCCTCGACGCGCTCGGCGAGCGCATGCTTTTCGACGCTATTGAATGGATGAAGGCGGCCAATACGACTGTCATCATCATCACCCACCGGATCGGGATCCTCGGCGCAACGGACAAGATTGCCATCATGCAGGATGGTGCTGTCAGCGCATTCGGCGACAGCAGGGAGATTTTTGAGAGGTGCCTGGCCCGGCCCCAGGTCGCTTCGCGCGATCCGGTACCGGGTCGCTCCGACCAGACATACGAAGGCGGCGTCGGCGCCTGGCCGCAGCCGAGCTTGCCGTGATCCGCGGCAAACATCCTCATGATCGCTTTGCCCGAGGGGAATGGGATCTCATGAGAATTTCATTTGCTCACCTCGACATTCGGAAGGTTCAACGGTGGTTGAGATCGGCTCTGGCGCCCTGCGACCGGCTTCGCGGTGTCATCCGGATCCGCATCGAACGTTTCCACTTTGCCCGAATGGGACGGGATTGTCTGAAGACAGCATTCGCTCACGCCGAGATTTGGAAGGTCCCACGGTGGCTGAGATCGGCGCCGCCGGCGCTCCGCGACAGGCTTCGCGGTATCACGTGGACAGGAAACGTGCTGGCTTTCGGCTTTGTCGTTGGCCTCGGTATCTGGTCAACCTATGCGCCTCTCGAGAGCGCTGCGATCGCCGTCGGCACCGTCGAATCCGAGTCGAACCGCAAGACGATTCAACATCTCGAGGGCGGCATCGTCAGGGAAATTCTGGTCGCGGATGGCGACGTGGTCCGCGCCGGACAAACGCTGATCTCGCTGGAAGATACCAAGGCCCGCGCCGAAGCCCAGAGCCTGCAAGGCCAGTTGTGGGAGGCGATGGCACGAGAGGCACGGCTGCAGGCGGAACAGCACGGCGACTGGCGGGTGTCGTTCCCGGCCAGGCTGGAGACGGCGCAGAATGCCAGTCAGTCGGTCGCGGATGTCCTTGCTGGTCAGCAAGCCATCTTCGAGACGCGCCGGCAGGTCTTTCAGTCGCAAGTGGCTGTGAACCGGGAGAAAAGGTTGCAGGTCGAAAAGGAGATCGAGGGCCTCAGGGCGCAGGAAAGCGCGGCGTCGAGGCGCATCGAAATCGTCCGCGAAGAAGCGGCAACCGTCGCCATGCTCGTCAACAAGGGACTTGAGCGGCGCCCGAGGCTTCTGAACCTTGAGCGGGAAGTCGCCGACATCGAGGGACGACGGGGTGAAATTGTCGCGCAGATATCACGCGCCGAGCAGGTCATCAACGAATCGCATGCAGTTCTGCTCAAGATGGAGAACGACCGCCATAACGAGATCGCGCAGTCTCTGCGTGAGGTGCAAAATCAGATTTTTCAGCTACGCGAGCGACTGCAGGCGGCCAACGATCAGCTGTCACGAACGGCGGTCAAGGCGCCCGAGGATGGCGTTGTAACCGACCTGAAGATCCATACGCCAGGCGGCGTGATCGGCTCCGGGGCAGCTCTCATGGATCTCGTTCCCCGGCAGGATCGGCTCATCGTGATCGCGCGCGTCAGGCCCGAGGACATCGATGTGGTCCGTCCCGGACTGAGTGCCGATGTAAATCTTCTGCCCTATAATCAACGCCGCGTACCACGGCTCAATGGCACTGTGACGCACGTTTCTGCCGACCGTCTGGTCGACAAGCGCACCGATCAGCCCTACTACGCAACGAAGATCCGGGTGCAGTATCCCGCAAGCACCGGGACCGATGGTGTCCAGATTGTTCCGGGAATGCCGGCCCAGGTATTCATCAAGACAGGCCACGGTACCGTGGCGCTTTATGCTCTCAGGCCGCTGCTCGACAGCTTCCACGGCGCGTTCCGCGAGGACTAGGCTGCGACCCGAACTGCGAGCTCATGCAGCTCTCAAGATGACCGCACGCGTGAGGGCTGCGCGTGACCGTTGGCTCGGCTCCAGCGAACGACCGCCTCGGTACGATTGTGCGCAGAGCATTTTCGCATGATGCGTTGAATATGCATCTTTACGGTGTTTTCCGAAAGGTTGAGCCTGACGGCAATCAACTTGTTGGGAAGGCCGAGTTGCAGCGCCTCGAGCACATGTTGCTCGCGTGGCGTCAGGTCACCCATCGCCTGCTCCGGCACAATCCTGGTGGCGCCGTTACTCCCGTAAGCTCCGAGTGGCCCGGGCGCTTCGGGGCATTCCGATATCGCCTTGGGGCTCGACGACCCATCCTGCGCGACGATTGGTAGCGGTCGGTAGACGCCACCGGCAAGAACAAGGCGGAGTCCGGCGATAGCGACTTCGATCGGGATCGATCTCGGAAAGAAGCCACGCACTCCCCGTTGCATCGCGGCTGAAGCGGTCGCTTCGTCGTCGCGATTTGACAACACGGCAAGGGACGCTTTTGGATAGGATTCTGCGAGGCGGGCGAGGCTATCCTCGATCGAAGGATCAGTGATCTGCTTGTCCCCGATATTCAGTGCAATCAAGCGGATATCTCGGCCTGATAGCCAGTTCAGGCCACTCGTCGTTGCCATCTCGACGATCTCGAATCCGGCGAGCTCTCTCTTGAGGATGTTGAGGATGCACGTACGCGCCAGCACATGCTGCTCGATGATCACGATCACCGGCGAGGTTTGCGATCCCTGGGCCAGTTCCGCGAGATTAGTAAAATCGTCCATGATATCCCCGAGTTCAGAGAAACGCCGATCACTCCAGTTTTGATTTCCATTTTCCATGGAGCAAGTCTGCCCCACACACTCTGCAGCTAGTTGCTGCTTATCACGACGTTGCTACCGAACTTCGAGTTCGTTCG contains these protein-coding regions:
- a CDS encoding aldo/keto reductase; amino-acid sequence: MQTRVFGRTGLQLSVLGFGCGAVGGLMVRGDAADQERTVARAIAAGVNYFDTAVQYGDGESEKNLGRILQKLKPADVVVGTKVRLPPSDRGRIDEAVRISLEGSLARLRLERVDILHLHNPVTEQGGGPALSVRQVLDDVVPAFERLRQQGKIRFLGMTALGDTAALHQVMDARVFDSAQVVYNMLNPSAAEELPQSYPAQDYVRLFDHTKAAGVGVVGIRVLAGGALSGSAERHPIAGAAPEPIGSAFSYDADIDRARRLMPLIEEGFAASLTEAATRFALSHPAMGTILVGMATPQQFEDALAATEKGPLPQAALDRLSELRQAFAGESR
- a CDS encoding HlyD family type I secretion periplasmic adaptor subunit, with translation MGRDCLKTAFAHAEIWKVPRWLRSAPPALRDRLRGITWTGNVLAFGFVVGLGIWSTYAPLESAAIAVGTVESESNRKTIQHLEGGIVREILVADGDVVRAGQTLISLEDTKARAEAQSLQGQLWEAMAREARLQAEQHGDWRVSFPARLETAQNASQSVADVLAGQQAIFETRRQVFQSQVAVNREKRLQVEKEIEGLRAQESAASRRIEIVREEAATVAMLVNKGLERRPRLLNLEREVADIEGRRGEIVAQISRAEQVINESHAVLLKMENDRHNEIAQSLREVQNQIFQLRERLQAANDQLSRTAVKAPEDGVVTDLKIHTPGGVIGSGAALMDLVPRQDRLIVIARVRPEDIDVVRPGLSADVNLLPYNQRRVPRLNGTVTHVSADRLVDKRTDQPYYATKIRVQYPASTGTDGVQIVPGMPAQVFIKTGHGTVALYALRPLLDSFHGAFRED
- a CDS encoding response regulator transcription factor — protein: MDDFTNLAELAQGSQTSPVIVIIEQHVLARTCILNILKRELAGFEIVEMATTSGLNWLSGRDIRLIALNIGDKQITDPSIEDSLARLAESYPKASLAVLSNRDDEATASAAMQRGVRGFFPRSIPIEVAIAGLRLVLAGGVYRPLPIVAQDGSSSPKAISECPEAPGPLGAYGSNGATRIVPEQAMGDLTPREQHVLEALQLGLPNKLIAVRLNLSENTVKMHIQRIMRKCSAHNRTEAVVRWSRANGHAQPSRVRSS
- a CDS encoding type I secretion system permease/ATPase; the protein is MSPARTPLKAALRACAGSLALVFAYSCSYNLLLLAPSIYLLQIYDRVLASRSGATLLMLTLIVAFAVVVGGVLDALRRAALGRMGEWLEEELHPAALSACFTYAHDADRARATEAYRDLATLRQFAQSGACSTLFDALWTPLFLGVLFLVHPLLGVIGTLSALSLLGLGLAGDRLTQGPLARSAAALTRSQGWFGAAVGNLHVIRAMGMLDGAARLIRQAAQDARSEQEVAQRRNETIMLISKPVRALTQVVIMGTAAWLVLDQGRSPAIIFAASMLFGRALPPIEGAIMGWKAFAMALSAYRRLNDVMSAVTPAASARALPDRPKGDLIVNNIGAALPGSHHLFVKGVSFRLAPGECLGIIGPSGSGKSTLGKIIAGISTPTAGSVLLDGIDISSVRHLGGGRRLGYLPQDIDLFGETVKDIIARLDDADLQKVIEAAKLAGIHETIIRLPQAYDTVVVGGGANLPRGFRLRLGLARAFFGDPHLVVLDEPNSSLDALGERMLFDAIEWMKAANTTVIIITHRIGILGATDKIAIMQDGAVSAFGDSREIFERCLARPQVASRDPVPGRSDQTYEGGVGAWPQPSLP
- a CDS encoding SMP-30/gluconolactonase/LRE family protein; protein product: MNLRCVLDGGRYYEGPRWHAGRLWFVDCMERTLLSLSPSGECEQHAKLDDDTPCGLGVLPDGTVLVLTMFRKRLLAHRDGALSLYADLSGIATGTIDDMIVDGLGRAYVGDLGFDLPPPPDRGAPGRILLVTPDGAVRVVAEGLRFPNGIAVSADHSRLVVAEMDGGCLNDYDIAADGSLKLRGRFGSMKSPDGICLDQEGAVWVAAFEEDAFIRLDAEGHELQRIEVPGRRALACVLGGAERKTLFCLSAATSYEELRQRKSSARIDVVDVEIGGAGYP
- a CDS encoding nitronate monooxygenase family protein, with protein sequence MIKTRFTELVGVEHPIVQGGMQWVGRAELVAAVANAGALGLITALTQPTPEDLTKEIARCRDLTDKPFGVNLTILPAIKPPPYAEYRQAIIEAGIKIVETAGNKPQDHVTEFKKHRIKVIHKCTSVRHALSAERMGVDAISIDGFECAGHPGEDDTPGLILIPAAADKVKIPMIASGGFGDGRGLVAALALGAEGINMGTRFMCTKESPIHQVVKERIVANDERETELIFRTMRNTSRVAKNAISTKVVAMEKEGAKFEDVRELVAGARGKMVYATGDADEGIWSAGQVQGLIHDIPTCAELVSRIMRDAEAIIRSRFEGMLSGAQRQAAE
- a CDS encoding zinc-binding dehydrogenase, which translates into the protein MKAYVYGANGAEITEVAKPTPKGTQVLVKVHACGLNRADLGMTKGHVHGAAGGVGTVLGMEWAGEVAELGPDAKGVKVGDKIMGSGGAAFAEYTLADHGRLFRAPSNMNFEEAATLPVALATMHNAVVTNGALQPGQSVLIQGASSGVGLMAMQIAKFKGAKLVIGSSTDAMRRGRLKEFGADLAVDSKDPGWVDQVLQATGGEGVDLIVDQVSGPVANQNLKATKVKGRIVNVGRLGGTHADFNFDLHAARRINYIGVTFRTRTIEEIREIFDEVRKDIWGAVESRKLQLPIDKVYPFAEIGKAFEHMEANKHLGKIVVTL